In Corylus avellana chromosome ca2, CavTom2PMs-1.0, the following proteins share a genomic window:
- the LOC132170377 gene encoding protein FRIGIDA-ESSENTIAL 1, producing the protein MPPTRSDGGAPAEVSDSDADNAEQEESEYEEVEEVEEQEEEENGDDDVEEYEEYEEVEEYEEVEEVEEVEVEEKDEVDLSDSPIEAEEDRNDVCQDMDFEGHDGPLRSGSSTLENFEVKMKSDTLAVEETSGNFKFSSPLNELLTTEKEESGLNYKDSKYIKSGKDLVTAEDNGSQEVVVDEKDTEALSVEKASKDYSKSPCRSNSHMCIKENLDAKNNFPSSITGNEMADAILTRDHSGEEANGVLNSKAEIKQMEVQSMDNKNRLESRLAAPDARTRSLSPGAENKDGNKPPAVICDFFAKGWCIRGSSCMFLHIKGDLDNTAEKPEADVAALNRKRKVQLDEGLGDITERSRLTGFPEPLASSVESNLVFSSHVSSETIMPRELGETQRWHQFHEKYKLPLLGKEELSSRITPDSQQLPSSKDDPGFVSLFKDVGRDSQRQNWPADDYSDHASKKSRGSSTVRNGFLPEHGFSSNGSVLLSRNYHNEIFSSHSSSVEDISSIRSQSLKSDSITSHTAIGMLPSHCSSAWRAFSLPISSSSFNTSPLDAQKLLDREKECRASRSYSLLQSSSPFSGSESENLPLTNVPLHSAEHKTKFSSNDWEPSVPFRPSFFIPPMSISGSLYDPLRDSIESPKIGDQSFRVSLYSHGASIVDESHRQKYGDLVLTGTLGPERNDDTTSVSSHNKFYENVLEKRCHTHKRDSITTEAETEGTSVDWQNGTTPKEENCLGPSHGKDIKKISKINDGDASIHQNDGSKHQKDLKVSRDRQESEMDAGHKIDGDVQKESKALRHTRAALIDLVKELLKPTWRDGHLSKDAHNMIVKKAVDKVLSTIQSHQVPTTMESVKQYLSSYRPKIEKLVEGYVDKYGKS; encoded by the exons ATGCCCCCCACGCGCTCCGACGGTGGCGCTCCCGCCGAAGTTTCCGATTCCGACGCCGATAACGCCGAACAAGAAGAATCGGAATATGAGGAGGTAGAAGAGGTGGAAGaacaagaggaagaagaaaacgGCGATGATGACGTAGAGGAATACGAAGAATACGAAGAAGTAGAAGAATACGAAGAAGTAGAGGAAGtggaggaggtggaggtggaaGAGAAGGACGAGGTGGACCTCTCAGATTCGCCGATCGAAGCTGAGGAGGATCGTAACG ATGTTTGTCAAGATATGGATTTCGAAGGGCATGATGGGCCATTGAGATCGGGTTCTTCTACTctagaaaattttgaagtgaaGATGAAATCTGACACCCTTGCTGTAGAAGAAACCAGTggtaatttcaaattttctagTCCTTTAAATGAGCTATTGACAACAGAAAAGGAGGAATCAGGTTTGAACTATAAGGATTCCAAGTATATAAAATCAGGGAAAGATCTGGTTACTGCCGAGGACAATGGAAGCCAAGAAGTTGTGGTTGATGAGAAAGATACTGAGGCCCTTTCAGTAGAGAAGGCCTCTAAAGACTATAGTAAATCACCATGTCGTAGCAATTCTCATATGTGTATTAAGGAGAATCTGGATgctaaaaacaattttccttcTAGCATCACTGGAAATGAGATGGCTGATGCCATCCTAACGAGGGATCACTCAGGTGAGGAGGCCAATGGTGTTCTGAATTCTAAGGCAGAAATTAAGCAAATGGAAGTGCAGTCAATGGATAACAAAAATCGACTGGAATCAAG ATTGGCTGCTCCTGATGCAAGGACTAGAAGTCTGTCCCCTGGTGCTGAGAATAAGGATGGAAACAAACCCCCAGCGGTTATTTGTGACTTTTTTGCAAAAGGGTGGTGCATCAGAGGTAGTTCATGTATGTTCCTTCATATAAAAGGTGATTTGGATAATACTGCTGAAAAGCCTGAGGCAGATGTAGCTGCTTTGAATCGGAAAAGAAAAGTTCAGCTTGATGAAG GTTTGGGAGACATTACTGAGAGATCAAGGTTGACTGGTTTTCCTGAGCCACTGGCTTCTTCAGTTGAAAGTAATCTGGTATTTTCTTCACATGTCTCTTCAGAAACAATCATGCCAAGAGAGCTTGGAGAAACCCAAAGGTGGCATcaatttcatgaaaaatatAAGCTTCCATTGCTTGGGAAAGAGGAGTTATCTTCACGCATCACCCCTGATTCCCAGCAATTGCCTTCATCTAAAGATGATCCTGGCTTTGTCTCATTGTTTAAGGATGTAGGAAGAGATAGTCAGAGACAAAATTGGCCTGCTGACGATTATAGCGACCATGCTTCGAAAAAAAGTAGAGGAAGTTCTACAGTAAGGAATGGCTTTCTTCCTGAGCATGGGTTTTCTTCAAATGGCTCTGTGCTGTTGTCTCGCAATTACCATAATGAGATCTTCTCTTCTCATTCAAGCAGTGTGGAGGACATTTCTAGTATTCGGAGCCAATCTCTGAAATCGGACTCAATTACTTCTCATACAGCTATTGGCATGTTGCCATCTCATTGTAGCTCAGCCTGGAGGGCTTTCTCATTGCCGATTAGTTCTTCCTCTTTCAATACAAGTCCTCTGGACGCTCAAAAGCTGTTGGACAGAGAAAAAGAATGCCGTGCTTCTAGATCATATTCCCTGCTGCAAAGCTCTTCGCCCTTCTCTGGTTCTGAATCAGAAAATCTACCTCTAACCAATGTACCACTGCACTCTGctgaacacaaaacaaaattttcttcaaatgattGGGAGCCTTCTGTTCCTTTCCGACCATCTTTTTTTATTCCTCCTATGAGTATATCAGGAAGCCTGTATGACCCTCTTCGTGATAGCATTGAGTCACCCAAGATAGGAGACCAGTCCTTTAGAGTTTCTCTCTATAGTCATGGGGCATCAATTGTGGATGAATCACATCGGCAGAAATATGGTGATTTAGTATTAACTGGGACCCTGGGCCCAGAACGTAATGATGATACAACTTCTGTATCTTCtcataataaattttatgagaaTGTGTTGGAGAAACGTTGCCATACACATAAAAGAGATTCAATTACAACTGAAGCTGAGACAGAAGGAACTTCTGTTGACTGGCAAAATGGGACAACGCCTAAAGAAGAGAATTGCTTGGGCCCATCTCATGgcaaagatattaaaaaaataagcaagATCAACGATGGTGATGCTTCCATCCATCAAAATGATGGGTCAAAACACCAAAAGGACTTAAAAGTAAGTAGGGATAGACAAGAGAGTGAAATGGATGCCGGACATAAGATAGATGGGGATGTGCAAAAAGAATCAAAAGCCCTGAGACATACGCGTGCTGCTCTTATAGATCTAGTTAAAGAATTGTTGAAACCAACTTGGCGTGATGGTCATCTCAGCAAGGATGCACATAACATGATAGTAAAAAAAGCTGTTGACAAGGTTCTTAGCACCATACAGTCCCATCAAGTTCCAACCACCATGGAATCAGTAAAGCAATATCTCTCTTCATACCGTCcgaaaattgaaaaacttgtTGAG GGATATGTTGATAAATATGGAAAATCTTGA